The proteins below are encoded in one region of Rhea pennata isolate bPtePen1 chromosome 21, bPtePen1.pri, whole genome shotgun sequence:
- the LOC134149775 gene encoding C-signal-like translates to MGGLGVRSALVTGANRGIGLGIVKQLLQIPNQPEWVFAACRDPKGEQAQELQQLAPKHPNLVIIPVEVTDPVSIQAAAARVREHLKGSGLNLLINNAGIAKVISLDTETVENMSQVYATNTTGPLLVSQAFLPLLKKAAQGSSTSELSCSKAAIINMSSIVGSIEKICFWDNVQYISYRCSKAALNMLIKCQSLGYRQYGILCAALHPGWVQTDTGNSAGHKPPLTVDVSVQGMLNVLCSLSEKDTGTFLDWEGKALPW, encoded by the exons ATGGGAGGGCTTGGTGTCCGCTCCGCTCTGGTCACTGGGGCCAATCGAGGAATCGGCCTGGGAATTGtcaagcagctcctgcagataCCAAACCAACCCGAGTGGGTCTTTGCAGCCTGCCGGGACCCCAAGGGAGAGCAAGCACAG GAGTTACAGCAGTTGGCCCCCAAGCACCCCAACCTGGTCATCATCC CTGTAGAAGTCACTGACCCTGTCAGcatccaggcagctgcagccagagtCAGGGAGCACCTGAAGGGCTCTGGGCTGAACCTCCTCATCAACAATGCTGGGATTGCAAAGGTGATCTCTTTGGATACTGAGACTGTGGAGAACATGTCCCAGGTGTATGCCACCAACACTACTGGGCCCCTGCTGGTGAGCCAG GCATTCCTGCCCTTGCTGAAGAAGGCTGCCCAGGGAAGCTCGACctctgagctgagctgcagcaaggcagccaTCATCAATATGTCCAGCATTGTTGGCTCCATtgagaaaatatgtttctggGATAATGTGCAATATATCTCATACCGCTGTAGCAAG gctgctctgaacaTGCTCATCAAGTGCCAGTCCTTGGGGTACCGGCAATATGGCATCCTCTGCGCTGCTCTCCACCCTGGCTGGGTGCAAACGGACACGGGGAACTCAGCAGGACACAAG cccccactgaCAGTGGATGTGAGCGTACAAGGAATGCTGAatgtgctctgctccctctccgAGAAGGACACGGGGACTTTCCTGGACTGGGAAGGGAAAGCACTGCCCTGGTGA